A segment of the Acidobacteriota bacterium genome:
GATATTTAAGTAATGCTCAAAATTGAGATCGTAATGCCGGTACACAATCGGAGCGCCGAGACACTGCATTGTCTGCGGAGCATCGCTCGTTCAGTACGCGAAGGTTTGAGCTTGCACGTAATTGTTGTTGATGATGGCTCGACCGACGGCACTGCTGACGCTATCCGCAAAGAATTCCCCGAGGTTGAAATAGTCACTGGCGACGGCAGTCTGTGGTACACGGCCGGGACGAACCGCGGATTAGCCGCTGCTTTAAAACACGAACCGGATTATATCCTCGCCGCAAATAACGACCAGATATTCGATTCAAAGTGCATTGTCAGCCTGGTTGATTGTGCGGAACGCCATCCTCGGAGCGTCGTAGGTTCATTGCTACTTAATTGGGAAACGCCGCATAAGCTATTTCAGGTGTCGCCGAGATTTGAACTGTTAGGCGGCGGCTTCCGGCACTGGTATAAGCAAACGGTGTGGACCGTTCCCACAAAACCTTGGCGTGTCGAATTGATCGTTGGAAATTGTGTTCTCTATCCGGCAGCCGCGATTCGCGAAGTCGGCCTCATGGATGAGAAGAGGCTTGTTCAATACGGCGACGCAGAATACACGCCGCGAATGCTCCGTCATGGCTGGCAGCTATTGATCGAGCCGAGGGCCCGCGTATTCTGCAAACCGAACGATCCGGTTTCAGGCTTTCGAAACTTAACAACCTCCGAAAAACTACGGCAGCTTTTGTACGATCCGACCGGGCCTTACAGCTTGCGCCGTCGATTTTACATGAATCTGGGAAGCTCACGACACCCCATACTTGGGCTTCTTGCTTTACCAGTCTTTTTTGTCCGTCTCGCTTTGGGCAGAAACATTGAAGGAACGTGGGCTCTGGATCAGGACGAAAGGCCACTTTCCGAAACGTTCGCGTCGGCCGTTATCGATGATTAAGACAAAGCCCAAATTGATCTTCCTCTGGAATTATGTTGAATGGGGAGGGGCCCAGATATATTTACTTGCCATAATGAAACGGGCTCGCGAACTGTTCGATATCAAGGTGATCCTGCCCAGTCGATCCCTTCCGGATATCCTCAGTTACCTTGATAAGCTTAGTATTTCGTACGAATTCACTGATGCATGTCTAGACATTTCACCTGCGCCTACGATACGCGCCAAGATCCTGCGTCAATGGAGGCGAATACATGCCGAATGGACAAGTTTTCGTTATTTGATGCGTTACGACCTTCGTTCGAGCATTTTGCATATCGAGGCAGCTCCGTGGCAGTCGTGGATACTCTTCACCGCCTTGGCAGCACGTGGTGCAAATATATTTGTTACGATGCACAATATCATGCCGCGTGCATCAGCGTGGCGTGAAATGATCTGGAAAATGCGTATGCAGTTCGTTTCGCGTCTGCCGGGCTTCCATATGTTTCCGTCAAATCAGGACACAAAGGATCGGTTGAAAGGATGGGTTTCCGACACGTTCTTTGATAACATGGAGGTTACCTATACCGCTGTAAACCCTGAAGAGATCGCCGAAGTCTCAAATATCGAGGTCGACGTAGCCGAAATGCGCCGAAAATATGGCCTCGACCCAAATAAGTTCCTTGTCCTCTGCGTTGGTCAATTCATTGACCGAAAAGGTCGTTGGATATTTCTCGGAGCCGCAAAGAAGATCGCCGAAACCCATGATGAAGTCACATTCGCG
Coding sequences within it:
- a CDS encoding glycosyltransferase family 2 protein; the encoded protein is MLKIEIVMPVHNRSAETLHCLRSIARSVREGLSLHVIVVDDGSTDGTADAIRKEFPEVEIVTGDGSLWYTAGTNRGLAAALKHEPDYILAANNDQIFDSKCIVSLVDCAERHPRSVVGSLLLNWETPHKLFQVSPRFELLGGGFRHWYKQTVWTVPTKPWRVELIVGNCVLYPAAAIREVGLMDEKRLVQYGDAEYTPRMLRHGWQLLIEPRARVFCKPNDPVSGFRNLTTSEKLRQLLYDPTGPYSLRRRFYMNLGSSRHPILGLLALPVFFVRLALGRNIEGTWALDQDERPLSETFASAVIDD
- a CDS encoding glycosyltransferase family 4 protein; the protein is MIKTKPKLIFLWNYVEWGGAQIYLLAIMKRARELFDIKVILPSRSLPDILSYLDKLSISYEFTDACLDISPAPTIRAKILRQWRRIHAEWTSFRYLMRYDLRSSILHIEAAPWQSWILFTALAARGANIFVTMHNIMPRASAWREMIWKMRMQFVSRLPGFHMFPSNQDTKDRLKGWVSDTFFDNMEVTYTAVNPEEIAEVSNIEVDVAEMRRKYGLDPNKFLVLCVGQFIDRKGRWIFLGAAKKIAETHDEVTFAWLTPKMPDDSDQIRIAEYGLGDTFKLILSGTVGDNRHDVLSFFRVADAFALVSYVEGLPISLLEAMALGLPCISTNINAIPEAVIDDKTGILIEAGSSSALAESVLKLKYDVATRVRLAGNGQEFALNNFDERRVADIVIESYMRSLNCE